One Spinacia oleracea cultivar Varoflay chromosome 4, BTI_SOV_V1, whole genome shotgun sequence DNA segment encodes these proteins:
- the LOC110781006 gene encoding protein PELPK1 — MVRHNSLLLGPMMLITTCLLLSSNTNLVVSRRLLEAEVPKPFLAELPKPTLPEVPKLEVPKIPELPKPTMSELPKPALPELPKLEVPKVPKMPELPKPMMPELPKPVVPELPKPHVPEVPKLEVPKVLEMPKLTIPELPKPTVTELPKLTVHDLPKHEVPIKPESAKPTEPELRKPEVPKKPELPKPELPIEPEHSNPTMPEMPKPTIPEIPKPTLPEMPKLEVPKKTELPKPTTPELPKPTLPELPKPVLPQVPKPELPKPTLPHQVPKPEVPKMPEVPELPKPEVPKPEVPKMPEVPELPKLEVPKLEAPKLPEMPGHGLPKPTIPELPKPTMPELPKFDLPKDPKPTVP, encoded by the coding sequence ATGGTTCGGCACAATTCTTTGTTGTTAGGACCGATGATGTTGATTACTACTTGCTTGTTGTTGAGTAGCAACACAAATTTGGTTGTTTCTCGCCGTCTTTTGGAAGCAGAGGTTCCTAAACCCTTTTTGGCAGAACTTCCAAAGCCCACGCTGCCTGAAGTGCCGAAACTAGAGGTACCAAAAATACCTGAATTACCTAAACCCACGATGTCTGAGCTTCCTAAGCCAGCGTTACCAGAACTTCCAAAACTTGAGGTACCAAAAGTACCAAAAATGCCTGAATTACCTAAACCCATGATGCCTGAGCTCCCTAAGCCCGTGGTACCAGAACTTCCAAAACCACATGTCCCTGAAGTACCAAAACTTGAGGTACCAAAAGTACTCGAAATGCCTAAGCTTACAATACCAGAGTTACCTAAGCCAACAGTAACAGAACTTCCTAAACTGACTGTACACGATCTGCCTAAACACGAGGTACCAATAAAGCCTGAATCGGCCAAGCCGACAGAGCCAGAACTTCGTAAGCCTGAAGTTCCAAAAAAACCCGAATTGCCAAAACCTGAGCTACCAATAGAGCCAGAACATTCAAACCCTACAATGCCTGAAATGCCAAAACCTACCATACCAGAAATCCCTAAGCCTACATTGCCTGAAATGCCAAAGCTCGAGGTACCAAAAAAGACTGAATTACCTAAACCCACCACACCAGAACTCCCTAAGCCTACATTACCTGAACTACCAAAGCCCGTGTTGCCTCAAGTGCCAAAACCCGAGTTGCCTAAACCAACATTGCCTCATCAAGTGCCAAAACCAGAGGTGCCAAAGATGCCCGAAGTACCAGAACTACCAAAGCCCGAGGTGCCAAAACCAGAGGTGCCAAAGATGCCCGAAGTACCAGAACTACCAAAGCTCGAGGTGCCAAAACTCGAGGCACCAAAATTGCCGGAGATGCCTGGCCATGGCCTCCCTAAACCCACAATACCTGAACTACCTAAGCCCACAATGCCTGAGTTACCCAAATTTGATCTACCTAAGGACCCAAAACCCACTGTGCCttga